The genomic segment aaaataaggcctatttatatatatatcatataaaaatatcaaattttgacaTATAATTGTATAATACAAAAAACTATATGTACCTTATAGTTCTCTATTTGTTCATGGGGTAAAAGAAGGCACATCTTGTGCAGGGGAAGAAAGTAACCTATAAATGCTTCGGTCGATAATACTTCGGTAAGGATCTTCTTCTCGTTTCTTAAGTAAATAATCTATACTTGATGCTACTTCTGATTTTATCCGCATATACAACTCTTCTGCACTCTCTCTATCTTTCAGCAGCTCTTCTTTCCCGAGAGTGTCGATTGGCTTACCGAAGAGATAGTAAAAACGTCCTGGTATCTTTGGAAGAAGTCCGGGAATGAAGAGGTTTTCGTTCCCAACTTCTCCATCATCAATTGTCCTATCGTCAACAACAGAATTGCAAGTTACTATGTTGTCACAATTGCCTTTTTTTCGTAACGTATAGTAAAAACATAGACGAGTGAATTAAGTTTGTTTCTCATGATCGAAGAATAATAGGTAACTTTCCGCTATAACATTTTATTACCCCAACGCTATTATGTGGCTCTCACTTAAGCGGGATGTAGGAGgtcggatgtacgcaaccttaccctggTTAttttccgattgacccttggtagcaagGGTCTGTACAGACAACTGAGAAAGTTTTGTGCATTTCTCATATCACTAAAAAATAGGAACTGATTTTTAGTCTTCAAAACGTCACATAAGGAAGCTTGAAGATCATAAATCACTAGGTTTTGACAAAAGATGACATGACGAAGAAGGGACAGGAAATTTTTGATATGTATCTCTACATAAAAAGTTAAGAAAAGTTTAGTTTCATAAAGTTGATAACAGTCCAAATAAATTTACAAACATTTCTGAAGGGTATGGGTATGGTCTGTCCGCTAAGTCTTCCCCCTGAACCCTATCTTTATGTAGTATGTTAGGTTCATGACCACGACCATGACCACGACCATTTCTAAAGGTCAAAAGATAAACCATACAATCATAAAAATGGAGATACATACCTCACTCGTATCGTATCATTAGCACTTTGTCGAACAAGCTCATTCACCACGGGGATTCTCATTAAGTCATTATAGTCAAGAGCCAACTGCCAATAGAAAAATCAACCACTTAGTAAACGATCGAAGTTCATAATTCCTAATGATCCACCACCCAAAATCCCTTTCTTATTTGTTTAACATACATACCCTAACCTCTAACCCCATCTGGGTGGGAGCGACTTAGTGGCACCGGAGAATATTACAAAGACACATTTAGCCTTTACCCATGATTTAGCAATGAGGTGGATTCCTAGAATCTTTGACCTTGCTGGTTGGTATGCAATCTTATTTTTATGTGTTTCTCTCTTGTTCTCTCCCTTCTTTCTATCCCATGTTCCTAGGTGAACTATTGGTCTAATAGTTACCACCGTTTCAACTTTCAAAATATACTACCTTTAGATTTTTTAGTTGCTACACTTACTGTTCATCAATTGATCTGGTTTTGCATATACTTTTTTATGTACAatgtaaaatatagtcaagtgaaatcttgtttgagtcatcttaatacatatttttataatactaactttttagaatttttaatcatGCGTAATTAaagacattaaggatacaagTTGTGTATTGATTAGCATGACAAAACAGAAGTGTAGCAACTAAAAAAACTAGAAGTATAAAGCACAAAGGTAGGATCTTTTGGTTCTACGATTATGTTCTAAAAATTCGATCCTACTCCACATTGATCCTAAGTAGGATCTCAATCAACTCAACATCACAAAACACACAACCCTCCaagaaagaaaatatttatCCTCGTGGGATGTCAACCCGTCacaattctcatttttcattcgACAATACGACAAGTAGATATACAAAAAACCTTAAGCATTTAGATTCCTAGTCTTCTTATGTTGTTATTGTGAATCCataaatcaacaaaaatcaGTATTGAGGAGCCAACAAAACAAGTTACCTCTGCTATATCATCTTCTCCAACCACTCCAAAAGGTACAATGGTGGCCTTAAATTTAGCAGCCATCTGAACAAATTCTGGTCGGTCTGGCCAAAATAACTTGTATTCTTCTCCCTGCGAGAGAATAATAGGTCACTAAATCATGTATTTCTTTTGAGAGTGTCTTAAACAAGTAGAAAAAAATTATGACGTTTCAATGAAATATGGTCTACTAGTATATGTACACCACAAATAATGTTGGTGTTTTGATTCAAAAGACTTTCGAAGTTCATGTGTATTTCTAAGATCAAGTAGATTATTTTTCTTCGGTCTCCAATATCTTTTATTACTCTCTCCATCCCACAAGTTTTGCTACATTGTGCTACTTTGGTCTGTCTCATGAAATTTGctacatatttattatttaggTAATACAAAATATACAAATCCTATGAAAATACTAACCTTGTAGTGTAGCGCCTCGCGCGCTCCACCAGGATAAAGAAGTATGTGTGACTTTGTTTTTAGCAATTTGAAGAAGTTGCTTGGAGTAACCGGGACAGCACCGAATACTCTCGTGTAATCAAAATACGATAGTTCACTGTTTGAAGAGCTTGGAGTGAATAATGCAGGATGTGCTAAACCTCGAACCATGATTTTCCTCTCCCGTAAAAATCCTTCAACAAGTCCTTGGAGCTCAAAACCCATCAACATATGATAGCCAACTAATAAGACAGGACCCTCGCTAGGAACCCCGCTGAGACCTTGCACTATCCTTCCATCATCTAAGGTTGAGAACATCACCGGACTTGTACAATATTGAAGCCATCTGAAACTCAAATGATATGTCAGCAATTCGTTAGTACAAAAGATACTTTTCCGCTAGCAGATTGTTTTTATCTAGGAGTTAGCATCTGTGTGTGCGCTTGTTTGAGAAGAGTTTTAGTTAGAGTCTTTATCTAGGAGTTAGCTGCATAAGTGTGAACTATGAAACTTCCTAAACCTTAATGGTTGAATCTGGATTGTTCTTTAACTTTGAAACTTCGTAAACCTATCATGTCATGTAATGAAAAGTTTAAAGTAAGAAAAGATGAGTATATAACGGAGTACATGACTAAGACCATTACCCACTATATTGATCAAATCCAAATTTGTACTCCGAAAGACTTGGAGGCATAAAGTCGGTAACATAATCCAGCCTTCTTGAACGACGATATTTTCTGGTGGCTTTGATGACTGTGAGTAGATTGATGCCATCTTCCTGGTTAGCGCAGCACATTGTCAGCATCAACCAAAATCATGGCCGTGTTAAGTATGATGATCAGCAATTACTAACATTCAACAACACAACAtaccattaccccaatgccattaagtggctcccacctagggtggGGTTTGGGAGGGTCAgctgtacgcaaccttacccttgttaatgataaaactaacaaaaaggttgtttttgattgacCCTTGTTAGCAAACATTTTCAGAAATGGCTAGTCCAACCATCAAAACCTAGCTAGGGAACATAGAGAAACCTTACCAGTAAAAGTGTATGCCCATTCTCTTTGAAGGTTCGGACTTCACAATTTTTGAGCACGCTGGATAGCCGTTTCGCTTCATCTTCACTGGGAAGCATGTTATCCTTCAAACTGAAAAAATGCACATACAATTATTACATAATCTCTAATTATCAAAAATCAAGTCACTTGGGTTACCACGTTTACAGCTAATATTCACTTGCACATAATTAGGAGCGAAAAACTAGAGCGAAAAGTGTTCAAAAATCACTTGCACATACAATTATTACATAATCTCTAATTGTCAAAAATCAAGTCCAATACATTGGAGTGGTTCTTCTATCAATTGAAGCATTATGAAACGGATTTGAAGAGAAGATTTCAAGACGGAAAGGAAATAGGACATAACTAGGAGCAACAAACCTAGCAAGCACAAGTACTTCAGCTTTGACAGCATGCAGGCGAGAATTTGCATAGGCAGCAGCTGATTTCAGCAACTTAAGCTTCCAAATAAGTGTTTCTTTAGGAATGAGATCCGAGATAACCTGAAACATATATAAGATATAGTGGTCAGATTCAACCATGTAAAAAATCTCAAATACAGTTATGGTGCTGGTAACAGTTAGAAAGCACTTTCACGATCGATGCAGATGGTTCATAGTTGTCGCGGTGTACTAGATGTGAATTCCTAACTATATGAGATGCAGTGTTAAATACTTAAATATAGCTAGACATGGCAAGCTAAGATTTCCTTCCGGGATAAAGGAGCCAGGAGGAGAATCTACGACTACAAGCATGTAACAGAAGGCCGTAAAGCTGTGTGTTAGGGAGGCCTAACAGGAGCGGAAGGGTAGCCTACGGTGCCCAAGAAAGGTTGAAATCGTGGCTTGAGGGTGCACTAAAGAACTTGACTAATATGCTAAGCATGAAATAATGCAaacaattacacaaaaatttTAGGCGGTTCACCAAATAATAGGCTACATCCAACATCCTAGACTAGTGTGTTTcattatgtgtttaaaggatGGAGGAGCTTGAAAGCTCATACGGATAATCATCAAGAAATTACATCTTGGAGCGTTGGAGTGTAAGGGACTAAGTATGGAGTAGAGAGAAAACATAATAGGTAAGAGAGGGTATGTGGGCTAATCTTACATTATTCTAAATGTGAAGTCATGTGATGAAATCTTTACCAACAAACAAAGCATGCCCAAGCTTTAGCTAATCTTGTCATGTAATTTTCCATGACCGAAGAACACCAAACTCAAGTTACACCATTCACTGTGCACTATAGCAAAATAAAGAGACTTTGAGCAAAATATCTTACAGAAAGACGCGGTAACAAATCAGTGAGATTTTCAGACAGTTGTCGAAGCATTGGACCAGGAGGAAGCTTTTTGTTCACATTGACCATAGCCATTTTTACTGGTTCACCTGGAATGAATGCACGTATATTCAACCAACTATTGAGAAAAAGACGGTGCAAGTGAAGATAGTTTTCAGATAGCACCCACTTCATATTGAAGCTGCAAGTTAACCCCATAACTCTAGAGACCCGAATAAAGAGATATAAGAAAACAACCACAGCAAACAGGAAAAAGAACAAATTTGTATGTATAGACTTCATAGAAACATCATGCGGACCCAAAAAACTTTTTGGGTAGGGCCTAATAACCAAAATAGATCTACTAacataaatttcttatttttaacaCAGCAAACAGGAAAAAAAGTAATGTCAGGAAGCAAGTAATAACCTATTAAACTTTCTACACTGCGAACACTAAGAGCAAGTGACAGAGCGTAGACAACCATATGTTGAGGAAAGCACAACTCTTTGGTGCATATTCATGccaccaaaaaataaaaatttatcgtTTTGAACTCGAAGATCAAAATTACAATGACATCAAATCCTTAATCCCGACAAATTGTTGTCTATTTATTCTTATCTACTATCATATGCTCATGCAAATCTCAACTCTTCATGTTATCATTCACTCTTATCATCCATGTTCTCTCTATTATCTCTGTCTTCGAAGCTCCTCAAAGTTTCAACCTTCATGGTGCATTTTTTCATCTTCTTTTCCCATCATCAAACCGGCTTAGTTATTGttcttgataaaatttatatcttGACTAAtataaaactcaaaattaatAACATGAAACTCATACTCAATAGCTTACTTGCTTCCACACAATCCACCATGTAACACATTACACATATAGCTCTAAACTGAATCCATACATTCAAGCTCATATGAATAAGTTATTTTTTCCGATTTTCTCAAGTAAAACAGTAAAAGCCTTAGGTGATTAGGTCTAACGTGATTGTAACAAAATCCTTGCACATCAAGTAATGACTATCCACTTTTCTTCCAACTAAACCCCAAAATCAGTTTAAAAACTAGTTGGCCTTGAATTGTATCAGTCACGTTGTATAGGTTCTTAAATCTACCGATCCAACATGCctattgtaaaggtgtaaaaaaaccacATTTTAGGATGATTCAAGGAATATCTCATGGTTTCAGGCTTTTAGCCAATATCTGACAATATGACAATGCATCACCCTCGTTATCGTATCACTGTATCTGTTATCACAATCACAACGTTAATGTATTTTTGCACTAAGATGCCAATATTAGAAAATTCTTCCCTTGTGTCCTTAGTGATGTACAATTTTCAAAGTTATTTTCCCTCACCAACATACTAACTTTTGTATTTTTCTTAACACATATGTAGACTAGAAACTTTAGCTTTTTCAAGAGAAATGTTACGTTTTATAGAGGTTatttgaagaggttagaatcaTTGGACGAGCTCTTTTACTCTTTAGTGacatttacaaataaaaataagttcaaGAGGCATCAGAAGCataaaattttgttagtttCTTATATTGTTGCTTGCTGGTCCTTTGTCTAAAGAGGAACTTCTTTTTTATGGTCGAGAATCTTCCTTACTGGTTAAATTGAAGCCAGTAGTGCATATATGTACTCTTTGGGCTCATATGAACAAGGACCacttttttacttttaactAGTTACTATGAACAAAAAACCTTTGTTATCATGAAAACGACGAAGGAAATGGCAAGTATCATACTTTACATCTTAGCAGACATCCTTAGGAATATTTATGTGTATGAAGACAAATGAAATAAATGATTTACGCACGTGAAGACCTCCTAAATCTAAGGAACTTATGGCACAACATGAGGCATCCCTGACATATATAGCTCAAAAATCACTTTCAAAAATTTAGAACACAAATGATGGATCCAACATAATGGTACGTACCCATAACAAAACTAAGAAGATATGGAATTGCATTGTGGAGATCATCCGGCAATGCCTCCAAGATAGGAAACAATGGTTTAAGCTGGCTCCGATCCAGTGATGTTGCTATCAAGTACCACAGATTGTCAACACATCAAGCTTTATCAATAAAAACCATCCAATGGAAGCATGAAGAGATAAACCAGTAAATATTCATACATCTCTGCTGACTGACCAGGATTAGCAAGTATCAAAACCAAGTCAACCGTTGGATTACGAGCAGCAACAGCGAGAGCTAGACTTCCTCCAAACGAATCTCCAACCAGATAAATGGGTTTATGTGGAGATGCTGCATGCTCCTTCCTAACTACTCGTTCAACAAACTCCACCAGCCCTTCAACACAAATGAAGAAAAACTTGAGCACTAAACTTTGGGACCTTAGATGAATAAGAGTCATTACAAAGTCTATACAATGTTTCAATAAACGGCTTCATAAAGTAGGCACTTTGCACAAGAAATAATACTTATGAACCTTAAAGAATCGACAAAAGGATCACTCACATGCAACAGGACTGATTTTTCTACGTccatattaattataattgtaGGTTGAATTATGTTCAAGCATGATAAAAATGGAAAGCCAAGTAGACATGGTTAAAGGAATGACAATTGCCAGAACAATAGGACAAGCACACCAAAAAACAGAAAAACGAGTAAAGGTCTGCTGTTGACTGCTTATACAAGGGCTCAACAGTGATCTAAGAAGACATTAAAAAAGCTTTGAAATATGCGGAAGTAAGATtcctttatataattatataactaAGCTGGAAAAACACCATAACAGTAGAAAAGTTTTGATCTTTTCTGATTTTTAGTAAGGAGACAAAATAACTGAGAAAATAAATGTACCTTCAAAAGGTGTCCTGTCATAAACAGGAATATGCAAGCACCGAACCTCAAATACCCTACAGCGAAAAAGATTATCAGATATGGGGTGATAATACCTGAACTCAAGCACCCTAAAGCAGTAAAGACAGAAAATCATGCCCCAAAGTTCACTAATTCAGTCTCAAACACAGTCTTCATCAGAATTTCTACACAACGAAGACAGACATTTTATAAGAATGTTAACATAGTTCAATAATAGAAGTATATGTCAGAGCCTCAGAGGGTAGCACAAAAGGAAGAAAATGTCATAAATGTAATGGGATTACACCACCAGAGTCCACGAAACAGAAGATCGAGTTACTTCAAGTCCAGAACCAATTTAAGGATAAAAATAAGAGAGAATTCTATGATTTTCTCTTCAAAGTAAAGGCAACAAGGATAACAAAGTTTCTACATCAAAGTGAACTAAGAATTGCAAGTCCATATTCACATTTTCTACACCATATTACATCTTCCTCTATCTTTCAATAGTGCAAAATATCAATGTAATTGGGGAAGAACACCAGACTTACTTCCCTAGTGCCCGGTGGTGCATGATGAGACCCAACCCAACACCATCCATACCTGTATACAACATTCAAGAAAATGCAAAAATGAGCTGAAGTTGAAAGGAATCATCCATTATGTACatctatacatacatatatatatatatgaatccATAGTGTATCAAACAACAATTTGATGGCTAATTATccctttaaaatgtaaaaaacatATTACCAGGCAAAAACAAAAGCAAAGGAGAACCCTTTAACGGGCGCCCACATTCAACAGGGGAAAACCATCTAGGGGGTCCACCATCTGGTTTGATCATGTCCTTGGAAATATCAAGATAATCCTTCATACTTACAGACCCAAACCCATCATCATATAGAACTTCTAATTGCTCAGAATTAGTCTCATTGTCTCTTTTTTTCATTCCATCGATGCTTCCTACAAACCCATTTCCTCCAACAATTGAAGACCCAAGTTTGTCACTTTCCTTGATATCAGGAGAAACATTCACAGTAACACAATCTGAATCCAACATCCCACCACCTAAATTACACAAAATTCTACCTCCATAACCAGGTCTATTATAACCTATACTTTTTGGGAAACTAGGAGATACCTGAAATGCAAGAATTGAGGCCATGATCATTCAATTCTAAAAAACAATCAAGAAAACTAAAATTCTCGTCAAAAAAATACAGTAAGAGTAGCAGAATTCCCTACAACGCTCAATTGAATGTGTGTACACTTCAAAAAGTATAATCCTAGAATATTATCAAGAATGCAACATTTTGAGAAGATGGTATTAAAATCAACTACACAACTTATGGTGGGCTCCACTGTATCAGAAAACCCAAAAATAAGGAATTGTGCAGAAAAGGAAAAATTGGGTTTGGGTCTCTTTTACATTGTGTGTGACAGAACAAAAGTGGAAAAATGGGTATAATTTCTGAGAGTGAAAAGGGTGTGGTATTGAAGATAAAAGACATGGCAGCAGGATGGCCTGATTCTCCTTGCTTCATCAAGTGATTTGTAGCTTTCCTTGTTAAGGTGATCTTTAACTTCAGCCACTTACTTTTTTTGTGAATTAAACTACCGTTTAGATTTAGCCAACAAACACTTTCATATATGTAATTGGGTTTATATTTGAATcgatattttgaaaaattttaatttcaattaacGGTCTGTTTCGTTAATGGTACTAATTGCTGGTATGAAAaagatttgtagtgtaaatttttatgatatgtatAGTGTTATTatcatggtaatgaaaaattgatcatgaaaaaattttttgttcacaattttccattaccacttaATTCCACATGTTTaaatagtaatgcattggaatgaattttgtgaaaaaaataatattgttgaaggagaataagtATCGTTAATAAATTTGTCAAGAAATATTCTTAACAAAATTACATTAGCATTTTATTACTATTACCACTATTTAATACCAATCACCAAACGGGTCGAGTCGTAAAAATATTTCACTTAAGCAGAATTTGATGAGGTCTATGTCAATGAAGTTGTTTTTGATTAACTTTGCTAATATGtaatgttataaattaatatacacATCATTTAATTGGGttgaaaatgtttaaattaatttaatatatttgttaAATTGGTAGAAAcgctcatttttttttattaaatctcCATAAACAAGTTATACATTCAATTTATATAGCCCACTTGTAGTTGATTATTATATAGATTTAAATTTCAAAAGAATGTAACatctatttattataataatgatgTATTACAAATATGTGTTACAAGATAAATCCACACTATTAGTAATTCTTTGTATATGGCTTTGAACTCTTGTTGAATCACCAAGGAGACGATGAAGATATGATtgcgacaatcaaagaagtcgatcggaaacttgatatgagtagaaggtcTTCATGCACTtttctattgtgatatttcttaCACAAAGGTGCTtgatgataaaatgaaattcacaatgagatacaatctacacaacaaaatcttagcacaaggaaattgcaatagtaaatacaagtgttgtggtgaattaagaactttgatgatattgagggttaattactctctcaatattatctggaagaacaagaatgagaGTATTACTCTTTTCatagagctatgcatcaaacaatacctccttttgaaacaaaagtgtttcaccaagcaaagcttacgaaCCAAAGTAAtatttcaccaagcaaagcttacgaaCCAAAGTAAtatttcaccaagcaaagcttacgaaccaaagtaatgtttcaccaagcaaagcttacgaaccaaagtaatgtttcaccaagcaaagcttatgaatcaaagtaacgattcatcaaacaaaatatgattcatcaaatacttgaggcatttaattagacttataatatatttattttagtcccactactatactaagtatgtagtatatacaaatctaggtttATGTACTCTAGATGTTCAACACTATTCACCTTAAAAATAACTACATTTTGATTTTTCTAAACGTTATTATAATTATGACctatttttagatatttttgtatttcttgttcaatttcaacattgataaatattttttttgaatatttcatttataaattgaTGAAAATCGGTTATGTTCCTATTACAAATCTAAGCTATAATCAAACTCGGCTAATTAACAAATGAAATGGAGTCAACCCTATTAATCTATAACATCTCCTACTTTATTTATGTCAACTAAGCAAGtaatccataatttgaaatgatcTCTTAGGGAGTATTGTTAACAGTGATGATCAAGAGTACAATAATTAAGATTTAACATTTTTAGTTTCAAAAAAATGACACACTTAGCAATGCTTAAATGCTTATTAATATATACCACTATTAAGTAAAATGACATATAACAGAAAAGGGTGTTAGCCTAATTTTGACATCATTGATGACcttttatatgaaaatttacTTGTTAAATTGATAATTATACTTATAATGATATCGTCAAACTTGTGTATGACATTAGTTGTTTTCcattttgctacattttctatGGCACTTCTTGTTATTCTAAACTAATTTCTATTCAACATATTAGTTACtaccttttgtttttttaatagctatacttttttttaaaaaataccttttagaaatacataaaaaaaacaactaccaaaaaaaaaagtatttaaaattcaatttaaaaaaggGGTGGACGGACCGAAAAGCCAAGGTGGATGGCTAGAATATAGGTCAAGACCCTCTTAACTTTAAAATTTTCCATGTTAGACGAGTATTTGCTCCTTTGACAACTACGGTCCAGCTTTTCGACTTAAGATACAAGTATGAAGATGACTTTCGACTCCTCTGCCTAACATCATGACTTCACCAATCATTCGATTCCTTTGAATCTCCTGGTAAACATTCATCCGAAACAAAATTGCCTGTCGACACACTACGCACCAGGCTAACAGCTGAACAACGTCAGCATACTCGAGGAGAAAAGTTTGGCACCACATTTGGGTTGTCCTTCCATGTAAATCCAGACTTAAAACAAA from the Amaranthus tricolor cultivar Red isolate AtriRed21 chromosome 12, ASM2621246v1, whole genome shotgun sequence genome contains:
- the LOC130797236 gene encoding phytyl ester synthase 1, chloroplastic isoform X1 encodes the protein MIMASILAFQVSPSFPKSIGYNRPGYGGRILCNLGGGMLDSDCVTVNVSPDIKESDKLGSSIVGGNGFVGSIDGMKKRDNETNSEQLEVLYDDGFGSVSMKDYLDISKDMIKPDGGPPRWFSPVECGRPLKGSPLLLFLPGMDGVGLGLIMHHRALGKVFEVRCLHIPVYDRTPFEGLVEFVERVVRKEHAASPHKPIYLVGDSFGGSLALAVAARNPTVDLVLILANPATSLDRSQLKPLFPILEALPDDLHNAIPYLLSFVMGEPVKMAMVNVNKKLPPGPMLRQLSENLTDLLPRLSVISDLIPKETLIWKLKLLKSAAAYANSRLHAVKAEVLVLASLKDNMLPSEDEAKRLSSVLKNCEVRTFKENGHTLLLEDGINLLTVIKATRKYRRSRRLDYVTDFMPPSLSEYKFGFDQYSGWLQYCTSPVMFSTLDDGRIVQGLSGVPSEGPVLLVGYHMLMGFELQGLVEGFLRERKIMVRGLAHPALFTPSSSNSELSYFDYTRVFGAVPVTPSNFFKLLKTKSHILLYPGGAREALHYKGEEYKLFWPDRPEFVQMAAKFKATIVPFGVVGEDDIAELALDYNDLMRIPVVNELVRQSANDTIRVRTIDDGEVGNENLFIPGLLPKIPGRFYYLFGKPIDTLGKEELLKDRESAEELYMRIKSEVASSIDYLLKKREEDPYRSIIDRSIYRLLSSPAQDVPSFTP
- the LOC130797236 gene encoding phytyl ester synthase 1, chloroplastic isoform X2; translated protein: MLDSDCVTVNVSPDIKESDKLGSSIVGGNGFVGSIDGMKKRDNETNSEQLEVLYDDGFGSVSMKDYLDISKDMIKPDGGPPRWFSPVECGRPLKGSPLLLFLPGMDGVGLGLIMHHRALGKVFEVRCLHIPVYDRTPFEGLVEFVERVVRKEHAASPHKPIYLVGDSFGGSLALAVAARNPTVDLVLILANPATSLDRSQLKPLFPILEALPDDLHNAIPYLLSFVMGEPVKMAMVNVNKKLPPGPMLRQLSENLTDLLPRLSVISDLIPKETLIWKLKLLKSAAAYANSRLHAVKAEVLVLASLKDNMLPSEDEAKRLSSVLKNCEVRTFKENGHTLLLEDGINLLTVIKATRKYRRSRRLDYVTDFMPPSLSEYKFGFDQYSGWLQYCTSPVMFSTLDDGRIVQGLSGVPSEGPVLLVGYHMLMGFELQGLVEGFLRERKIMVRGLAHPALFTPSSSNSELSYFDYTRVFGAVPVTPSNFFKLLKTKSHILLYPGGAREALHYKGEEYKLFWPDRPEFVQMAAKFKATIVPFGVVGEDDIAELALDYNDLMRIPVVNELVRQSANDTIRVRTIDDGEVGNENLFIPGLLPKIPGRFYYLFGKPIDTLGKEELLKDRESAEELYMRIKSEVASSIDYLLKKREEDPYRSIIDRSIYRLLSSPAQDVPSFTP